From a region of the Acanthochromis polyacanthus isolate Apoly-LR-REF ecotype Palm Island chromosome 3, KAUST_Apoly_ChrSc, whole genome shotgun sequence genome:
- the LOC127533071 gene encoding uncharacterized protein LOC127533071: MLCFSPECKGEDKVMQPSGDVIAAVGDTVTLDCTFETSYPSPTLFWYKQEVNGNPRYMLKTYSKTVDNAPEFQVDRFHTEIQEKSVPLKIQKLHLSDSAVYYCAVKPTVTGNSKTLYKNLWSKDNRKLHVIAAEGDTVTLDCAFQSSTTNNVLFWYKQDVNGFPVYILKRGAYGDVNAPEFQKDRFDAQVDNNKVPLKIQKLHLSDSAVYYCALQPTVTGNSKTLYKNLWSKDNRKLHNIH, encoded by the exons atgttgtgtttttctccagagtgtaaaggagaagacaaagtgatgcagccatcaggagatgtcattgctgctgtaggagacacagttacactggattgtacttTTGAGACCAGCTATCCTAGTCCTACattgttctggtacaaacaagaagtgaatGGTAACCCAAGGTACATGCTGAAAACTTACTCAAAGACTGTGGATAatgctccagagttccaggtggACAGATTTCATACTGAAATCCAGGAAAAgtcagttcctctgaagatccagaagcttcatctgtcagactctgctgtgtactactgtgctgtgaagcccacagtgacaggaaacagtaaaactctgtacaaaaacctttggagcaaagacaacagaaaactccac gtcattgctgctgaaggagacacagttacactggattgtgCTTTCCAGAGCAGTACCACAAATAATGTtttgttctggtacaaacaagatGTAAATGGCTTTCCAGTGTACATTTTAAAACGTGGTGCTTATGGTGATGTTAATGCTCCAGAGttccagaaagacagatttgatgctcAAGTCGACAACAAcaaagttcctctgaagatccagaagcttcatctgtcagactctgctgtgtactactgtgctctgcagcccacagtgacaggaaacagtaaaactctgtacaaaaacctttggagcaaagacaacagaaaactccacaacatccactag